The following are encoded together in the Vibrio splendidus genome:
- the rpmH gene encoding 50S ribosomal protein L34, whose translation MKRTFQPTVLKRKRTHGFRARMATKNGRATINARRAKGRKRLSK comes from the coding sequence ATGAAACGCACTTTTCAACCTACAGTTCTAAAGCGTAAGCGTACTCACGGTTTCCGTGCTCGCATGGCTACTAAGAACGGTCGCGCAACAATCAATGCACGTCGTGCAAAAGGCCGTAAGCGTCTTTCTAAGTAA
- the rnpA gene encoding ribonuclease P protein component, whose protein sequence is MLTPEHYQNVFKQAHRAGSPHFTIIARNNSLSNPRLGLAVPKKQIKTAVGRNRFKRLTRESFRNTQHKLPNKDFVVIAKKSAQDLSNEEMFKLLDKLWLRLSRPSRG, encoded by the coding sequence TTGTTAACTCCCGAACATTATCAGAATGTCTTCAAGCAAGCTCATCGAGCAGGCTCCCCTCATTTCACCATCATTGCCCGAAATAACTCTCTTTCAAATCCTCGCCTTGGATTAGCTGTTCCGAAAAAGCAGATTAAAACCGCCGTGGGTCGTAACCGATTCAAGCGTCTTACTCGTGAAAGCTTTCGTAACACTCAACACAAACTTCCTAACAAAGATTTTGTTGTAATCGCTAAGAAGAGCGCGCAAGATTTAAGCAATGAAGAAATGTTCAAGCTACTCGACAAATTATGGCTTCGCCTGTCTCGCCCTTCGCGTGGATAG
- a CDS encoding amino acid ABC transporter ATP-binding protein has translation MIKLQNIHKQFGDTEVLKGIDLEIKQGEIIVIIGSSGTGKSTLLRCVNFLEQADQGTISIDDIKVDTQKHTKAEVLALRRKTGFVFQNYALFAHQTARQNIAEGLITVRGWKKQQAHEKAQQILDDIGLGEKTDSYPAALSGGQQQRVGIGRAMALQPELLLFDEPTSALDPEWVGEVLNLMKKLANQHQTMLVVTHEMQFAREVADRVIFMADGHIVEQGSPQDIFGNPQDPKLKKFLNKVGIE, from the coding sequence ATGATCAAATTACAAAATATCCACAAGCAGTTTGGTGACACCGAAGTATTGAAAGGGATCGACCTCGAAATCAAGCAAGGTGAGATAATTGTCATCATAGGTTCAAGTGGTACGGGTAAGTCTACCCTGCTGCGTTGTGTGAATTTTCTAGAGCAAGCCGATCAAGGTACGATTTCGATTGATGATATCAAGGTTGATACTCAGAAACACACTAAAGCAGAGGTGCTTGCACTGCGCCGTAAGACCGGTTTTGTGTTCCAAAACTATGCACTGTTCGCTCACCAAACGGCAAGGCAGAATATTGCGGAAGGTTTGATTACCGTTCGTGGTTGGAAAAAGCAGCAAGCTCATGAAAAAGCGCAACAAATACTCGATGATATTGGCCTAGGAGAGAAAACAGATAGCTATCCAGCAGCGCTCTCTGGTGGCCAGCAGCAACGTGTTGGTATTGGCCGTGCGATGGCTCTACAACCAGAGCTTTTATTGTTTGATGAGCCTACTTCAGCGCTCGATCCTGAGTGGGTTGGCGAAGTGCTTAACTTAATGAAAAAACTGGCAAATCAGCATCAAACCATGCTGGTGGTTACCCATGAAATGCAGTTCGCTAGAGAGGTCGCAGACCGAGTGATCTTCATGGCTGATGGTCACATTGTCGAACAGGGATCTCCACAGGATATTTTTGGTAATCCACAGGATCCTAAATTAAAGAAATTCTTAAATAAGGTCGGGATCGAATAA